GTTTAGATTCATATTATTTGCTATTCATTTGTCTGGTTGTATATTTTGAAGTTCTGGAGCatagttatttaaattttatcatgaATTTTGAGAAATTTCCACGTTAAATCTTTCCTCTCATCAAACTATAATAATGGAAtatctttcattaataatattatattttcgtCAAATAAggtaatagaaaaaaaaatgatataattatttaCACGTCAAGAGAGATCGTGACGTATACGTATAAAATTAGAGATGATTGTGTTATACATACTCATTATATGATTTATATAGGGAGCTTTAGAGTCAATCAACACTCGTAATAAGAAATAGCTCACCAATATGATTTCCATAGGCAACTCTGAGAGTTTATATTTGTAACTTTAAGTTCATTAAAGTTAAGCAGTGGAatcattcaaataaaatcacttaAACTATTTTACAGGAAcaaacaaatttttagtgattgcaaTCAGTTCATTATGAGAAATGCAGTTTTTTTGCAGGTCTTAACTATATAAACTGTTAGGAGTCTAAACATGAGAGAGCAAATCCTAAGGCTTCTCTACTTTGAATGTCTTATTTGCTAAGAACTATCATTGAGCTCAATTCAGGATTTAGTAGTTACTGCCTGCAAAACATATTCATTGTAGGATTGCAAGCTGCACAGAAACACCTGAGAAGATTTTAGATGCAAATCTCAAATACGAGATGTACAGAGTTACAAATGATCTGTTTCATCTGCAAAAGTATTTCCCGGTCTTTGATCCTCTGGTTTTTACATTTACAACATTGAGCCGACTATGAGCTGCCTTGTGCTCTTCTGTTTTCTGTTAATCTTCTCCGCACCATTTTCCCACAATGCAACAATGTCAAGACTGCGATAAAATAGAGAAGAGGAATGCCAACAATGCAACCCCCAGATGCTGAATTCTCCAGTGTCTATCAAGATGAACAACAACAAGTCAGCCTAATTCAAGCAGCAAATCAAAGTAACATTCAAAGTAATTATGGATCAAGACAAGTTCTTTCCATAGCATAAAAAAGTCACGAGCAGTATCTCACGAACTATAATCAAAGTGCATGAGTAATTCACAAGCAATCCTCCCAATCAAAATTAACATTTACTGCAAATGACCAATATGCACTCTGTCAATATCACACATGACATGAGCTTAGTTTTTCATATACCAGTACCAATATCAAGCATCTAAGTAATGTGCTGAAAGTACAATTCCCTTTATATCTAACTATTCTTTTTCTATATTCCAGCCCTCATTCAAGTGAAAGTCGGTCTACTTAAAGGAAGCAATAAATTTCTTCTATGTATATATATGCGCACAAACATGATAAATTGGATCAACCACCTATCTAAACTTTGAATTAATGTAGATTCTggtctaaaaatatgaatttgttatTAATGTCATCAATCTACAGTATTAAGCTTAAATCAGGGGCCACTTCAATTCTGTGATCAACAAAATTATAATCAGTCTTGCATCATTTACAGATCTAATATTTTGTCTCCTCAGTTTGCTGCTACCATATGTCATTTGATAAACAAtcatttaccaaaaatctaagaATTTTGATTTTACTTTGATTGAAAAGCTGTCAAGGTTTTCAAATTCCCATAAAACActacaattttatgaaaattctaAAGTGAAAGTGCACCTGAAATAAGTGCCATTTCGGCAGCATATTTACCAAGCCACTATCTCAAATTTTGAAGTTATCTAATGGCCAAGCAAGGAATATATACTACTGTTGGCACTTAATTCTTGCTGTTCACAAGTTAAGTATTCCCAAATTTCAGCTTTCTGAGCACATATCGGATAAATTtagaaaagaaaagataaaTGAAATGacataaacaagaaaaaaacCAGAGCTTTTTGTTTTTACCACCAATCCTGCAACAAGATGAACTATGGTGGCAAAACTTTGGTCCACTTTATTCCCTTCAGCATACCCATTAATGCAATGACCATTGAGTAAGTATGAATTGTAATTTGTAACAAATGCAAGAGCAATCATAGCTGCAATGTGTAAGAAAAATAATGGCTAGTGAGATAAACATACTTTAACTTAGGTTATAAAGTGCCTGTAGACTGCTTAGGACTAAAATGATATTTACCAATTCAGGTAAGTTCACATCAATAAACTGTAAAATCTAAATTAGTCCTAGCACAAGTCCAGATTCCAATCAAAGGAAACACATACAACAACGaagtttaaaaataacttaCCAGAAACAAGGAAAAATGGAATACCTGAATTTTTCAACAAAGTCACACCTTCATTCTTCTCCATCAAGGACTCCATTACTTTAAAGTTCCTCCTACggttatataaataataatcatttaaataaatgagATATTTATAACTAGAAATATCTAAATTATAAACCAAACTACTTACTTTTAACAGTAAAAAGTGAGACAGTATGTTGCAGTCATATAAGCGTTTCTGAAATTTTGTAATTTGGCGTCCAAATATGTGCATGATCATTAGATCAGCTTCCCTAACTCCAATATGAGAATTAACCTGTAGAAGTAATAGTTATAAGcaaattagaaaattaagagaattatatcttcttcttttctaaGATAAGAGAATCTTACAAGATCGCTTTGTTCATGAAGATGAGCTGATAAGTTTCTGCAGCATCTGAACATTGACTTGTTAACTGTTAAAATGCGGCCAGTATCCACATATGCTCCTCCTtgtaaattttgattataattgataATTGAAAAAACCGGACCATGTTGACTAGTTATTTTAGCCTTCCAACCATTTTGCGGGCCTAAATTGATAACAGCCTGCTCAAATAAACCTATAAATCCCCTATGTCCAACACTGCATTCAGAACATTTTCGAACGAAATGTCCTCTCTCGTCATGAGTTAAAAGTGCCACATGATGTGTAATTAGCCCGCTGTAACCATATCAAACATATGAAAGTTAATCAAATTGCTTaccaattaaaaaaactaaataaatatattataaataatgcATACCTTTGTCGACCATTATGAAGAATACGAAGAAGATCCGCCATATCATTAGGCAATTCTAATCCTCTGTTTAAGAGAATCTCTATAATACGATATATGCATAAGTAATCGTTACTGATGGCCTTTGGTGAAGCATTCATAAATTTGATTCTCCAGATTCTTAACCCAGGATTGGTTAGGTCTTGAAAAACTAAATTAGAAGTATCGAATCCAGTGGTACACAAACCCTTTCGGTGAAAGAAAACAATAACTTTGACTAGGGACCTTATAACTAACTTGAAGCTATCGGGAATGTAAGTAGTCTCTAAAGAAGAACCGTATGAAAATTTCATAACAGGCTGACTGTTTTCATCTAAATTTTCTACCCAATCAGTAAATGTCAAGTCAAAATCATCATAGATAATTTGTTTACCAGCAACATTTATTAGTTGGCATCTTAACAAATTTTTATGTGTTAGTCTAAATAAATGATAGTGATAATCATCAGTCATGCTTTCCGACGTAGAGGCTTGGTCGACTCTCATAGGATTATAAGGTGAATAGATAGTCCCGCGGAAATTCTCGGAATTGTATTCATATCGAATTTCAACTGCTCGGTTTTCCAtttctacaaaaataaaagaaaaaaaattactgaTGGTAAAGAAAGGAAAGAAACCAAGTAAATCAAATTCAGATTCAacaattgattttataatataaatataaagtcaATTATTATTGCAATGTTCACTGTTCTGGATATGATCCCagaaataattaaactaaactcAATTACTACaatattttaactaaatttaatccaaacgcgCAATAATCTCAATGATTTTACTTACAGGATGCCATTTGTGAACAATAATGAATATCTAGAACTGGCAAAGCTTGACTTCAACATTTGCCAAGCATTACATCGATCGGAATGGGAAATATTCCATAGGTAGAgttaacttaattaatttataacaaCTGATTAGCTCTAAATTATCTATTTTCTGACATATATTTACATTAAACTATACAACAGTTGGTTTCAAGGATGTGAACTGGAAGATTTTGGAATAAACAGAAGAGAATTACTATTATCATATTTCTTAGCAGCAGCAAGTATTTTAGAACCAGAGCGATCAACTGAGAGACTTGCATGGGCCAAGACTACTGTAATTCTCCAGGCAATCAACAACTTTTTCGACGACAACAACAGCTCCATTGAAGACAGAACAGAATTTGTCCAAGACTTCAAAAACGGCGGCGTTTCAGGAGCTCACATCAATGGAAGGTACATAgattaaaatagtaatcattTGATTATCTCCCACACATAACCATTATTCTTAATTTGTCCGACATAGTCCAACTTATCGAACTTTCATGATGCTTAATTTGTCCAACGTAATCATATGATTAAAAAATGGAATGAGACAGTTTGTCGAATGCATGCAGGACAgagaatttaaagaaaaaatccGAAAGGATAATATGAATTGAAGTTAGTGTTTATCACTTTAGCAAATTAATAATCATATTAAATTGCAGGAAGTTGGAAGAAAAGACAAGGCAGGAGCTTGTCAGAATAATGGTTGGAACCCTAAATGATGTCTCATTGGATACACTAATGGCTCATGGGAAAGACATTAGCCACAGTTTACGTCATGCTGTGAGTTTCTTTCAACTTCTACCTAATAATTTCATTTCTTATCAATTCCTTAGCTCTGTTTTgtgattaaatatatatatttatagtggGAAGAATGGCTCTTGAGGTGGCAAGAAAAAGATGAGAAGAATCGAGGAGAATGAGAGTTGATAGTGAAGACAATAAGTCTGGCAGCTGGGAATTTGGTGTCTGATCCTTCAAGATTTGAACAACTTTTTCAGCTTACGGACAGAATTTGTTCTCAGCTTTCTCATTACAGAAACAACGaggtttgtttattttattactgCCGGACTTAGTTCACTGAATCGGACtttgaataattaataatattaaaccCGAACCGGGTTAAAGACCATGAACAAATATGACTAGGGGTCTGTACTAGGTTCTTTTCAAAGAGACCTTCTTCCTCTTAAGGCTAGGTGCAATGCAATATGCCTCAGTGTTTGTGAGATGTCCCCAAGTTGTAACATATACATACAAATATAAGAGAAACTGACACATGAACAGAGATTAGGAGAGATGTCATAATGAAATCAAAGCATTTGATGCCACTCATTATCAGACAACAACCTACCTGTCAATTCAGTCCAACAGTACACCTTACGTTATCGGTTCTGTTGGTGCAAAAAGGTTAAGAGAcaagttcatttttttttctattgaaaAACTGAGTTAGATGCCATTAGAAAGCCTAACACTCTGAAGTTTCTCAAATACGATAGGTTAGGTAAAGCTAAAACAAGAGCAAGTTAATCAAAATCATTGGCGATTAGCCCAAAAATTGAGTAAAATGCTGTTTTTCtaataccaaaaaataaaaaacattattaaaaaaaaaaaacataattaatgaaCACTGCATCTGCAAGCAAACAACAACAATTCcgctaaaataataataataataataatattaaataacataTTGACTCGCGCTACTCACAGAAATCACTCGAATAAGCACatgaatgtttatttttttctagaAAGACAAAAGAAATCAGAATTTGAAGACTTAACACGGAGTAATCTGATTGCAAAAGAAACTattgaaaacaaaatcaaagcaGCGAATGAACTAAAAAATTTGTTATAAATTCAGGTTCTCCATTTGGAAAGACAATGACAAATTAGAATAATCCTattgaaaacaaaatcaaagcaGCGAATGAACTAAAAAATTTGTTATAAATTCAGGTTCTCCATTTGGAAAGACAATGACAAATTAGAAGAGTGCTATAATGGTAAAGAAACGAAAGAAACCAAGTAATTGCAAAAAGAAAGTACGAAACCAAATAATGGTGAAAAAGAGTTCATACCGATGACTGTGCTGGTAACAGGATGGTTCTTGAGTTCTCCGTTCAGGGTGGACTTACTGGAGCCGAAGGAGTTTGTGCCAACACAGATACAACCGGTAGGCGGAGACTTAACACGGAGTAATCTGATTGCAAAAGAAACTattgaaaacaaa
This region of Mercurialis annua linkage group LG1-X, ddMerAnnu1.2, whole genome shotgun sequence genomic DNA includes:
- the LOC126676261 gene encoding uncharacterized protein LOC126676261; the encoded protein is MENRAVEIRYEYNSENFRGTIYSPYNPMRVDQASTSESMTDDYHYHLFRLTHKNLLRCQLINVAGKQIIYDDFDLTFTDWVENLDENSQPVMKFSYGSSLETTYIPDSFKLVIRSLVKVIVFFHRKGLCTTGFDTSNLVFQDLTNPGLRIWRIKFMNASPKAISNDYLCIYRIIEILLNRGLELPNDMADLLRILHNGRQSGLITHHVALLTHDERGHFVRKCSECSVGHRGFIGLFEQAVINLGPQNGWKAKITSQHGPVFSIINYNQNLQGGAYVDTGRILTVNKSMFRCCRNLSAHLHEQSDLVNSHIGVREADLMIMHIFGRQITKFQKRLYDCNILSHFLLLKEEL